In the genome of Sphingomonas naphthae, one region contains:
- a CDS encoding N-acetylmuramoyl-L-alanine amidase family protein has protein sequence MRGSAASCDCPTTRFRWTGPAPFTLKHVAMRLVALLLSILLIVPAVAAEASILDILQGVAKETAKPKAKPAPRRVPATRRPIVLPPIEGTKVKGRPLVVIDPGHGGHDPGAPSADGKRREKEAALAIGRAIRDELVRSGRVRVALTRDSDTFLVLGDRREIARRLGADLFISIHADSAPSATAHGATIYTLSDVSSDRVAAQLAAKENRADILNGVDLGGENDDVSSILVDLAQRETMNISSVFANLLQRELSPLINFRSTFHKFAGFVVLKAPDVPSLLLETGYMSNAEDEALLFSKDYQKKIATGIRRAVEVHFARRLAGA, from the coding sequence CTGCGCGGGAGCGCGGCGAGTTGTGACTGCCCGACCACCCGATTTCGCTGGACCGGCCCCGCCCCCTTTACGCTAAAGCATGTGGCGATGCGTCTCGTCGCCCTGCTCCTGTCGATCCTGCTGATCGTGCCCGCCGTGGCGGCGGAGGCGTCGATCCTCGACATATTGCAGGGCGTCGCCAAGGAGACCGCCAAACCCAAGGCGAAGCCAGCGCCCCGCCGCGTGCCCGCCACCCGACGCCCGATCGTGCTGCCGCCGATCGAGGGCACCAAGGTGAAGGGCCGGCCGCTGGTGGTGATCGATCCGGGGCATGGCGGGCACGATCCGGGCGCCCCCTCGGCCGATGGCAAGCGGCGAGAGAAGGAGGCGGCGCTGGCGATCGGCCGCGCGATCCGCGACGAACTGGTGCGATCGGGCCGGGTGCGGGTGGCCCTGACCCGCGACAGCGACACCTTCCTGGTGCTGGGCGACCGGCGCGAGATCGCGCGCCGGCTGGGCGCCGACCTGTTCATCTCGATCCACGCCGACAGCGCCCCCAGCGCCACCGCGCACGGCGCCACCATCTATACCTTGTCCGACGTGTCGTCCGATCGGGTGGCGGCGCAGCTGGCGGCCAAGGAGAATCGCGCCGACATCCTCAACGGCGTCGATCTCGGCGGGGAGAATGACGACGTCTCCTCGATCCTCGTCGATCTCGCCCAGCGCGAGACGATGAACATCTCGTCGGTGTTCGCGAACCTGTTGCAGCGGGAACTGTCCCCGCTCATCAATTTCCGCTCCACCTTCCACAAATTCGCCGGGTTCGTGGTGCTCAAGGCGCCCGACGTGCCGTCGCTGCTGCTCGAAACGGGCTATATGTCGAACGCTGAGGACGAGGCTTTGTTGTTCTCGAAGGATTATCAGAAGAAGATCGCGACCGGCATCCGCCGTGCGGTCGAGGTGCATTTCGCGCGCAGGCTGGCCGGCGCATGA
- a CDS encoding thiol-disulfide oxidoreductase DCC family protein has product MSAPAAAAPAGDPALIVYDGDCIFCQNYVRFFRLRETVGPVELIDARSGDPRVRQYQRDYDLNEGMLFVHKGQVHYGDEAVHMLAMLSSSSNLFAWANRHLFSHRWIARAAYPLLKAGRRATLKVRGKGLIPADLQAPAPATE; this is encoded by the coding sequence GTGAGCGCGCCCGCCGCCGCCGCGCCCGCCGGCGATCCCGCGCTGATCGTCTATGATGGCGACTGCATCTTCTGCCAGAATTACGTCCGCTTTTTCCGTCTGCGCGAGACGGTGGGGCCGGTCGAGTTGATCGACGCCCGCTCCGGCGACCCCCGCGTCCGCCAGTATCAGCGCGACTATGATCTCAACGAGGGGATGCTGTTCGTCCACAAGGGCCAGGTCCATTATGGCGATGAGGCGGTGCACATGCTGGCGATGCTCAGTTCCTCCTCCAACCTGTTCGCCTGGGCCAATCGCCACCTCTTCTCGCACCGCTGGATCGCCCGCGCGGCCTATCCCTTGCTCAAGGCCGGGCGGCGGGCGACGCTCAAGGTACGCGGCAAGGGGCTGATCCCGGCCGA